From uncultured Pseudodesulfovibrio sp.:
TTTTGATGATTTTATTGTCGGTCCTTCTAATGAGCTTGCCTGCGCAGCAAGCAAATCTATCGGCCAGACTGCATTTAATTCCGACCATCTTTTCTTGAGTTCTGGTCCGGGACTGGGGAAGACCCACTTGCTTCAGTCTGTGGGGCAGCATTTGTGCAAATCAGCTCATCGCAAGAATTTGCGAGTCGCATGTCTTTCTTCTGAAGAATTCGCCACGCGTATGGTTTTGGCTTTTAAGTCTCGCCAGATTGATCAATTCAAGACGCAATTCCGTGAAGGCCTTGATGTGCTTTTGCTCGAGGACGTCCATTTCTTTCAGGGAAAGGAAAAGATGCAGGATGAACTGTTGTGTACCATGACCGCTCTGCGTGAACGTGGTTGCAAGGTAGTCCTGACCAGTTCCTTCATGCCCAAGGAATTCAAAGGCGTCGATGACCGCTTGGTTTCCCGTTTTTGTTCCGGATTTCTGGCGCACATCAATCGTCCTGATATGGAAACTCGATTGCGTATTGTGCAGGAAAAGGCGCGTAAGCTTCAGGTGGATGTACCGGTGGCTGTCTCTGAATTATTGGCAGAACGGATCACTACGGATATTCGTCAATTGGAAAGTTGCTTGAATAACCTTGTTCTTAAGGCCCGTTTGCTCAATCGCGCTGTGACTATGAATTTGGCTTGGGAAGTACTTGAAAATTACGCCATTCAGAATTCCACTCCTGATTTTGCGCATATTATCGATTTTGTATGCAAAAGTTACAGCTTGTCCGAAGATGAGTTGAAATCAAAGAGTCGCAAACGGCAGGTTGTTTTGGCTCGTAACACAGCCTTTTTCCTGGCCCGTAAACATACGGAGTTGTCATTGAAGGCCATTGGCGAACGTCTTGGCCGGAGACATTCCACTGTACTTAAGGGGATCACCAAATTGGAGAGAGAAATCTCCATGCAGACGCCGTTGGGTCGGCAGATAGAAAATACTGCCCAGAGGCTTACGCCGTAACAACGCCCCCCACATGTTCTCCCGGAATCGCTCAGGCATCAGTCACGTGAGGTCTCTCGGTTCCGGGAGAAATTTTATGCCGACCTCGTGTCGGTTTTTTTGTGACTGATGAAAGAATGGAACACTGATGACAGTGAGATGTTTCTCTCTGTCATGGTGGGGGGGGGAGGTTGGTTACTGCTTGCGCAGTTCTTCCAATCTTTTTTTTGCTTCTATTGGATCCAGACCTCGTTTTGCGGCTATGGCACCCAGATTGTCTTCAGCATCCGTAGGGCGTACATACACAGGCTCTATGGACTCCTGCGTGAAGTTTGCCTTGTATGCTGCGGTGAGCAGCGTTTCAGGCGATGGACTGTCCCATTGTTCGTCAAGCATGATGTAGCCGGGATTGCTGGCAGCAAGAGCTGTGAAGAAATCGGTGTTTTTGCGCAGGCCGCTGCCCATGAGATGTGCCGTGGCACCAAAGTCTGCCATGCGTGCTGCGGCTTCATCCAGAGAAAGTGATTCCAGAGGGGCGTGCGCTGTCAGGCTGGGGGCGTCAAAGGATTGCAGATACACCAGCCCGCGTCGTGCGTAAGTCAACACATGCAGTGGGCCTGTGATGAGCGAGCCGGGACCGGACGCAAGGAGTGGCAAGTAGTCCAGACCGGCCAGTGGGAGCCCTTGTCCGGCCGCCAGGCCTTCGGCAGCAGCCAGAATGAGTCTCAGTCCGGTGAAGCTGCCGGGACCACGTACACAGGCAATTTGGGCGATAATGTCTATTCCTAACCCGAAGCTATCCAATGTTTGCTTGAGGCCGGGAATGAGAAACCGGATGGACTGTCCGGGAACGGTCCACTGGCGGGAGGTCAATAGAGTGCACCCGTCTGGGCCGGGTTGTCCCAGCACTAGTTGCAAGCGTTCTTCTGTCCCGCCTATGGCGAGAAGGAGGTCGTGTGGTTTGATTCTTTTGG
This genomic window contains:
- the dnaA gene encoding chromosomal replication initiator protein DnaA; its protein translation is MLDTAWKQILLSLEKSLTSSLYSVWIKPLQGRVDGSRLTLTAPNEFVANWVRDRLLRVIRESAAEVMGGEPRITIKVGAKKPVTRKPRSAARKPGRRPEAAQHLGLPLDQSPRPLTVPSWRFNFDDFIVGPSNELACAASKSIGQTAFNSDHLFLSSGPGLGKTHLLQSVGQHLCKSAHRKNLRVACLSSEEFATRMVLAFKSRQIDQFKTQFREGLDVLLLEDVHFFQGKEKMQDELLCTMTALRERGCKVVLTSSFMPKEFKGVDDRLVSRFCSGFLAHINRPDMETRLRIVQEKARKLQVDVPVAVSELLAERITTDIRQLESCLNNLVLKARLLNRAVTMNLAWEVLENYAIQNSTPDFAHIIDFVCKSYSLSEDELKSKSRKRQVVLARNTAFFLARKHTELSLKAIGERLGRRHSTVLKGITKLEREISMQTPLGRQIENTAQRLTP
- the tsaB gene encoding tRNA (adenosine(37)-N6)-threonylcarbamoyltransferase complex dimerization subunit type 1 TsaB; protein product: MAAPKRIKPHDLLLAIGGTEERLQLVLGQPGPDGCTLLTSRQWTVPGQSIRFLIPGLKQTLDSFGLGIDIIAQIACVRGPGSFTGLRLILAAAEGLAAGQGLPLAGLDYLPLLASGPGSLITGPLHVLTYARRGLVYLQSFDAPSLTAHAPLESLSLDEAAARMADFGATAHLMGSGLRKNTDFFTALAASNPGYIMLDEQWDSPSPETLLTAAYKANFTQESIEPVYVRPTDAEDNLGAIAAKRGLDPIEAKKRLEELRKQ